A genome region from Methanobacterium aggregans includes the following:
- a CDS encoding flippase has product MTTVKTLAKNTTVLFIANIISYLLGFFTTLYAARYLGVEGFGVLSLALAFTGIFNVFTDLGLSTLTIREVSRNKSLANKYIGNTTVMKIFFAVLTLTLTFFTVKVLGYPQSTSTVIYLITFSIIFGAFSGVFTSIFQAFEKMEYMSITIILNAVLMLAGVLTVIYYHLGVIAMASVYLVVSVIILISNLAIYSLKFFIPKIKIDWKFWKPTLKESLSFGLSNILIVIYFYIDSVMLSVMVGNSAVGIYNAAYKLIFVTLFIPGVFVISIFPIMSQHFESSKDSLKLEYEKSFKYLFALGIFIFMYGFIFADKIISIIYGNGYTAAIFALQVLIFVVPIIFITNLFGNILGAVNRQRIMLIVTSANALFNIVLNLILIPEFSYIGSSVATVLTEGLGFILMFCYISKYFFKISVTQNILKTVFVGIVVTLIMYCLKVNVNWVLAVILGLIMYLVSLYLTKVITEEDMNILKEIF; this is encoded by the coding sequence ATGACTACAGTAAAAACTCTGGCAAAGAATACAACTGTTTTGTTTATTGCAAACATCATAAGTTACTTACTGGGTTTTTTTACTACGTTGTATGCTGCCCGATATTTAGGGGTTGAAGGATTTGGAGTTCTATCATTAGCTCTGGCCTTTACTGGAATTTTTAATGTTTTCACAGACTTAGGATTAAGTACCCTAACTATCCGAGAAGTTTCAAGAAATAAATCTTTAGCAAATAAATATATTGGTAACACCACTGTAATGAAGATCTTTTTTGCAGTTTTAACATTAACTCTAACTTTTTTCACTGTGAAAGTATTGGGTTATCCTCAAAGTACCAGTACTGTGATTTACCTTATAACATTCTCAATAATTTTTGGAGCATTTTCTGGTGTATTTACTTCCATTTTCCAAGCATTTGAAAAAATGGAATATATGTCCATAACCATAATATTAAATGCTGTTTTAATGCTTGCCGGCGTTTTAACAGTTATATATTACCACCTTGGCGTTATAGCCATGGCTTCAGTTTATCTCGTTGTGAGTGTAATAATTTTAATTTCTAACCTTGCCATTTACTCATTGAAATTCTTTATTCCAAAAATAAAAATTGATTGGAAATTTTGGAAACCAACCCTTAAAGAGTCATTATCGTTTGGATTATCCAACATTTTGATTGTTATCTATTTTTACATAGATTCCGTTATGCTTTCTGTTATGGTAGGTAACTCTGCAGTTGGTATCTATAATGCAGCTTACAAATTAATTTTTGTTACATTATTTATACCGGGTGTTTTTGTGATCTCTATCTTTCCAATAATGTCTCAGCACTTTGAATCATCAAAAGATAGCTTAAAATTGGAATATGAAAAATCTTTTAAGTACCTATTCGCACTTGGAATTTTTATTTTTATGTACGGTTTCATATTTGCCGACAAAATTATTTCTATTATTTATGGAAATGGTTATACTGCAGCCATATTTGCTTTGCAAGTTCTGATATTTGTTGTACCCATAATATTCATAACTAATTTATTTGGAAACATATTAGGTGCCGTCAATAGACAAAGAATCATGCTGATTGTTACATCCGCAAATGCATTGTTTAACATAGTTTTAAATTTAATTTTAATTCCTGAATTTAGTTACATAGGATCTTCTGTTGCTACAGTCCTAACTGAAGGATTAGGATTTATTTTAATGTTCTGTTATATTTCTAAGTATTTCTTCAAGATTTCTGTGACTCAAAATATCTTAAAAACAGTTTTTGTTGGGATTGTAGTTACTCTAATTATGTATTGCCTGAAAGTTAATGTAAACTGGGTATTGGCAGTAATTTTAGGGTTAATTATGTATTTAGTATCATTATACCTAACAAAAGTAATCACTGAAGAAGATATGAACATTTTAAAAGAAATTTTTTAG
- a CDS encoding glycosyltransferase — protein MPINITLGIVARNEEQNIGSTLKSIVAQEFNHSYEILVVDGNSTDKTREIAENVLKSSGMPYKVLNEVDFGFHGLCFARNLVLDKSNPESHYIAFTDADCIVDKKWLQNLYDALEGTDEYIAGAGGPRLIAETGNKKELVINAFLTSFLASGGNPAFSKRKVEFIESIPNYNAIYKREIISKFRYDNELIISDDNELNFRLKKAGYKFRYVPDASVWHRETDSIRDFAANMFSYGVNISNTVRKHRSMVRINVPVTVAFIIYLILVAPLYLWIGYWALIPLILYVIFAVSVFIEIILKTKTIYSLMAFLLLPVQHVTYGLGVLYNLIMNPHKKK, from the coding sequence ATGCCAATAAACATAACACTCGGAATAGTAGCCAGAAACGAAGAACAAAACATAGGTTCAACCCTCAAAAGTATCGTAGCACAGGAATTCAACCATTCCTATGAGATCCTGGTGGTTGATGGCAACTCCACTGATAAGACCAGGGAGATTGCAGAAAATGTTCTGAAAAGTTCAGGTATGCCGTACAAAGTTTTGAATGAAGTTGATTTTGGATTTCATGGGCTGTGCTTTGCAAGGAACCTTGTGTTAGATAAATCAAATCCAGAATCCCATTACATAGCCTTTACAGATGCAGACTGCATCGTAGATAAAAAATGGCTTCAGAACCTTTATGATGCCCTAGAAGGAACTGATGAATATATTGCAGGAGCTGGAGGCCCCCGTTTAATTGCAGAAACAGGTAACAAAAAAGAACTGGTTATCAATGCATTTTTAACTTCTTTTTTAGCTTCAGGAGGGAACCCTGCTTTTTCAAAGAGGAAGGTTGAGTTCATTGAAAGTATACCTAACTACAACGCAATTTACAAACGGGAAATCATATCAAAGTTCAGATACGACAACGAATTAATCATCTCCGATGACAATGAACTGAACTTCAGGCTCAAAAAGGCAGGATATAAATTTCGCTACGTTCCTGATGCAAGTGTGTGGCACAGGGAAACAGATTCCATCCGGGATTTTGCAGCTAACATGTTCAGCTACGGAGTGAACATCTCAAACACAGTGAGAAAACACAGGAGCATGGTGAGGATAAATGTTCCTGTAACAGTTGCATTCATCATTTACCTGATCCTGGTTGCACCACTTTATCTTTGGATTGGGTACTGGGCACTGATTCCTTTAATATTATACGTGATCTTTGCTGTATCTGTTTTTATTGAGATAATCCTTAAAACTAAAACGATTTATTCCTTAATGGCATTTTTACTCCTTCCGGTTCAGCATGTTACCTATGGATTGGGGGTTTTGTACAACCTCATCATGAATCCACACAAGAAAAAATAA
- a CDS encoding (Fe-S)-binding protein: MIYFRGCVVREKLPGIEDATEKVLKKAGTDYEVLEDEGCCGSFLLRTGFQDDALEVMEENSKKLEGQKILVSCAGCYNTLKNDYKKFLGVELDVMHTSQLFSQLLLNGKLKAQKMSLKVTYHDPCHLGRHSGVYDEPRNVLNGVSELVEMKGNREKSRCCGAGAGVKSAFPETALELGKKRIKEAEDTGAHTLVTACSFCILNLEDVVNHSKNNHLKVKDISEILIMGIEDERI, from the coding sequence ATGATATACTTCAGAGGCTGCGTTGTCAGGGAAAAGCTCCCTGGAATTGAAGATGCCACAGAGAAAGTACTTAAAAAAGCAGGAACAGACTATGAAGTCCTGGAAGATGAGGGCTGCTGCGGATCCTTCCTACTAAGAACAGGTTTCCAGGATGATGCCCTTGAGGTTATGGAAGAAAACTCCAAGAAACTTGAAGGCCAGAAAATATTGGTTTCATGCGCAGGCTGTTACAACACCCTTAAAAATGATTATAAGAAGTTTCTGGGGGTTGAACTTGATGTTATGCACACTTCCCAGCTTTTCAGTCAGCTTCTACTGAATGGAAAACTCAAAGCTCAGAAAATGTCCCTGAAGGTTACCTACCATGACCCTTGTCACCTTGGAAGACACTCAGGGGTTTACGATGAGCCAAGGAATGTTTTAAATGGTGTTTCTGAACTTGTTGAGATGAAAGGTAACAGGGAAAAATCACGTTGCTGCGGTGCAGGTGCAGGTGTTAAATCTGCATTTCCAGAAACAGCACTGGAACTCGGGAAAAAAAGGATTAAAGAAGCAGAAGATACAGGGGCCCATACCCTTGTAACTGCATGTTCCTTCTGTATCTTGAACCTGGAAGATGTAGTTAACCACTCTAAAAATAATCACTTAAAGGTTAAAGACATATCTGAAATTCTTATCATGGGGATCGAAGATGAAAGAATCTGA
- a CDS encoding LUD domain-containing protein: MKESEIKAMNRSFGILNERRIKIMDTPQTQELQEKVIQIREHSISNLDELLQKGIKTLEANGMEVILAENSEEALQAVYDIVKDEKMVAKSKSNTAGEIGLSEFLKTHDVEVLETDLGDRIVQFDPESRPSHPIGPASHLRMVDIARIVSRELEMEVEPEPRSILNSVKADVLEKLGKCRVGITGANSVAAEDGAVVTVHNEGNISLVSMLDTHIILAGIDKLVETVEEAVSVVKLETIYATGKRVPAYMNVVSSPSKTADIEQIHLRGMYGPNRVVVILIDNGRSEALEDGGECLLCIGCGSCVATCPVYSVMGNEFGYRRHLGGKGVFLSQFIEDESVCYDSGLFYCTLCGLCTVECPLGIETNHLMENTRKKLVKKGISNVKHCEIKDNIKKTGSPF; encoded by the coding sequence ATGAAAGAATCTGAAATCAAAGCAATGAACAGGTCCTTTGGGATACTGAATGAGAGACGGATCAAAATAATGGATACACCTCAAACACAGGAACTCCAGGAAAAAGTCATTCAGATAAGGGAACATTCCATCTCAAACCTGGACGAACTCCTACAGAAAGGAATCAAAACACTTGAAGCAAATGGAATGGAAGTTATCCTTGCTGAAAATTCAGAAGAAGCACTTCAAGCAGTCTATGATATAGTTAAGGATGAAAAGATGGTTGCAAAGTCCAAATCAAACACTGCAGGTGAAATAGGACTTTCAGAGTTCCTTAAAACCCATGATGTTGAGGTGCTTGAAACGGATCTCGGTGACAGGATCGTACAGTTCGACCCTGAAAGCAGACCATCACATCCTATAGGTCCTGCCTCACATCTTAGAATGGTTGATATAGCAAGGATAGTTTCAAGGGAACTTGAAATGGAGGTTGAACCAGAACCCAGATCCATACTCAACTCAGTGAAGGCAGATGTCCTTGAAAAACTTGGAAAATGCAGAGTTGGAATAACAGGTGCAAACTCAGTTGCAGCAGAAGATGGTGCAGTTGTAACTGTACATAACGAGGGAAATATAAGTCTGGTTTCAATGCTTGACACCCACATAATCCTTGCAGGCATAGATAAACTCGTTGAAACTGTGGAAGAAGCAGTATCCGTTGTGAAACTTGAAACCATCTACGCAACTGGCAAAAGGGTTCCTGCATACATGAACGTGGTATCCTCACCCTCAAAAACAGCGGACATTGAACAGATACACCTCAGGGGAATGTACGGCCCAAACAGGGTGGTTGTGATTCTCATCGACAACGGACGTAGTGAAGCCCTTGAAGATGGAGGTGAATGCCTTCTGTGCATAGGATGTGGAAGCTGCGTTGCAACCTGTCCAGTTTACAGTGTCATGGGTAATGAATTTGGTTACAGAAGACATTTAGGTGGTAAAGGAGTATTTTTAAGTCAGTTCATTGAAGATGAATCTGTCTGTTATGATTCAGGACTTTTTTACTGCACATTATGTGGTTTGTGCACAGTTGAGTGTCCTTTGGGTATTGAAACCAATCATCTCATGGAGAATACTCGAAAAAAACTGGTTAAAAAGGGTATTTCAAATGTTAAGCACTGTGAAATTAAAGATAACATTAAAAAGACAGGATCACCTTTTTAA
- a CDS encoding (5-formylfuran-3-yl)methyl phosphate synthase codes for MLLLISPINTEEAREAIEGGADIIDVKNPKEGSLGANFPWVIKEISELTPKGMYVSATLGDVPYKPGTVSLAAAGAVVSGADYIKVGLYGTKNYDEGLEVMENVVKTVRDFNEDAVVVAAGYADAHRVGAVDPMEIPRIAADAGADLAMVDTAVKDGKTLFDFMDEEALTKFNDTIHDYGLKSALAGSVKKEQLSMLYDIGCDVVGIRGAACVGGDRNTGEIHRSAVSELKKIIENF; via the coding sequence TTGCTTCTCTTAATTAGTCCAATAAACACTGAAGAAGCACGTGAGGCCATAGAAGGCGGTGCTGATATAATCGATGTCAAAAATCCAAAAGAAGGATCATTAGGTGCAAATTTCCCATGGGTAATAAAAGAAATAAGCGAACTAACTCCCAAGGGGATGTACGTTAGCGCAACATTGGGAGACGTGCCCTACAAACCAGGAACAGTTTCATTAGCAGCAGCAGGAGCAGTTGTTTCAGGAGCAGACTACATAAAAGTGGGACTTTACGGTACCAAGAACTACGATGAAGGCCTTGAAGTTATGGAAAATGTTGTAAAAACAGTTCGAGACTTCAATGAGGATGCAGTTGTTGTGGCAGCAGGATACGCCGATGCCCACAGGGTTGGGGCAGTTGACCCAATGGAAATCCCAAGGATAGCAGCCGATGCAGGTGCAGACCTTGCAATGGTTGACACGGCAGTTAAAGATGGTAAAACCCTCTTTGACTTCATGGACGAGGAAGCCCTGACCAAGTTCAACGACACAATTCATGATTACGGCCTTAAATCTGCCCTTGCGGGTTCAGTTAAAAAGGAACAGCTCTCAATGCTCTACGATATTGGCTGTGACGTGGTTGGTATCCGCGGTGCAGCATGTGTTGGTGGAGACCGTAACACTGGAGAGATACACAGAAGTGCTGTCAGTGAATTGAAGAAAATTATAGAAAACTTTTAA
- the guaB gene encoding IMP dehydrogenase: MFSEKLKNAPTGYTFDDFLMVPSASHVEPKDIVTKTRISKNYQINIPIISSPMDTVTEAEMAIALAQEGGLGVIHRNMTINEQVEEILKVKRSGDLTIRDVITISPEASIKEASEIMDEEEISGLPVVDNGLVIGIISRRDIKPIINSDAHKKVADIMTEEVVTVSESATPEEALDVAYENKVERLPVVEDGAIVGIVTIKDILERKELPNASRDKKGRFLVAAAAGPFDLERAMALDEAGADIIAIDCAHGHNMDVVKFTRTMNENIDADLLVGNIATKEAAEDLIAQGVDGLKVGIGPGSICTTRIIAGVGVPQLTAISDVADVAREYDVPVIADGGLRYSGDAAKAIAVGADAVMLGSLLAGTHEAPGEVVIMNGRKFKQYRGMGSLGAMTGGVGAGTDRYFQEVKGPMKHSKLVPEGVEGVVPYKGPVDEVIFQLIGGLKSSMGYCGAKDIKAMKENAKFVRITGSGMTESHPHDMLITNESPNYPTTRLL, translated from the coding sequence ATGTTTTCGGAAAAATTAAAAAACGCCCCAACAGGTTATACATTCGACGATTTTTTGATGGTACCTTCAGCATCCCATGTGGAACCGAAGGACATTGTAACAAAAACCCGCATCTCAAAAAATTACCAGATCAACATACCAATAATAAGCTCACCCATGGACACAGTGACAGAAGCTGAAATGGCAATAGCACTGGCTCAGGAAGGAGGTTTAGGTGTTATACACAGAAACATGACCATAAATGAGCAGGTTGAAGAGATCCTGAAGGTTAAAAGGTCCGGTGACCTCACAATAAGGGATGTAATAACCATAAGTCCAGAAGCTTCCATAAAAGAAGCCAGTGAAATAATGGACGAAGAAGAAATAAGTGGACTTCCAGTTGTGGATAACGGCCTTGTAATAGGAATAATAAGCCGCAGGGACATAAAACCCATAATTAACTCTGATGCTCATAAAAAGGTTGCAGACATAATGACTGAAGAAGTTGTTACAGTCTCAGAATCAGCCACACCAGAAGAAGCACTTGATGTTGCATATGAAAACAAGGTTGAAAGACTTCCTGTTGTTGAAGACGGAGCAATAGTTGGCATAGTAACAATAAAGGACATACTTGAACGAAAAGAACTTCCAAATGCATCCCGGGACAAGAAGGGCAGATTTTTGGTTGCAGCTGCAGCAGGACCATTCGATCTGGAACGTGCCATGGCACTTGATGAAGCAGGAGCAGATATAATAGCAATAGACTGTGCACACGGCCACAACATGGACGTTGTTAAGTTCACAAGGACCATGAACGAAAATATCGATGCAGACCTACTTGTAGGTAACATTGCCACCAAAGAAGCTGCAGAAGATCTTATAGCTCAGGGTGTTGATGGACTGAAGGTTGGTATAGGACCAGGATCCATCTGCACAACCAGGATAATAGCAGGAGTTGGAGTTCCACAGCTCACAGCAATATCCGATGTTGCAGATGTTGCAAGAGAATATGACGTCCCAGTTATAGCTGATGGTGGTTTAAGATACTCTGGTGATGCTGCAAAGGCCATAGCAGTAGGTGCTGATGCTGTGATGCTTGGAAGTTTACTTGCAGGTACTCATGAAGCTCCAGGTGAAGTTGTTATAATGAACGGCCGTAAATTCAAACAGTACCGTGGAATGGGTTCTCTTGGAGCCATGACTGGTGGTGTGGGTGCAGGAACAGATCGCTACTTCCAGGAAGTTAAAGGCCCAATGAAACACTCAAAACTCGTACCTGAGGGAGTTGAAGGAGTTGTACCCTACAAGGGACCTGTGGATGAGGTCATATTCCAGTTAATCGGAGGACTTAAATCTTCAATGGGTTACTGCGGTGCAAAGGACATCAAGGCTATGAAGGAAAATGCGAAGTTCGTGAGGATCACAGGCAGTGGAATGACTGAAAGCCATCCACACGACATGCTCATAACCAATGAGAGTCCGAACTACCCTACAACAAGACTTCTCTAA
- a CDS encoding DUF4012 domain-containing protein, whose protein sequence is MRTLLKLIIVVVLLLIAGASAVFYEYEQSVSAVGNLNGSYNILLCCVDPTEDNGTEGIGSVDMAFVLNVTDGKLVNVTSIYPGGLRSAVYTEPTDLGSGMLLLHDSLYGVNTTFGAERAQEIVEYNKGIKTDVVVMVTPDAVDALLAAVGPIEVNGQNQTITDSIGYIRNMTEQSTSTETRGEATSSLMNPIISAAEGNPTIYLNLAKVAIEQYHSGNIRVVPEDIVTQFAVDLGMKSLLGS, encoded by the coding sequence ATGAGAACATTATTAAAACTAATTATCGTGGTGGTGTTACTGTTGATTGCTGGAGCCTCAGCTGTATTCTATGAATATGAGCAGTCAGTATCTGCTGTCGGTAACTTGAACGGTAGTTATAACATCCTTTTGTGTTGTGTTGATCCAACAGAAGATAATGGAACAGAGGGTATAGGATCTGTTGATATGGCATTTGTACTCAATGTTACAGATGGCAAGCTAGTGAATGTGACATCAATTTATCCTGGAGGATTGAGAAGTGCTGTTTACACAGAACCAACAGACTTAGGTTCTGGAATGTTACTGCTTCACGACTCCTTGTACGGTGTGAACACCACCTTTGGTGCTGAAAGAGCACAAGAAATAGTGGAATACAACAAGGGAATAAAAACAGACGTGGTTGTGATGGTAACTCCAGATGCTGTAGATGCACTTTTAGCTGCTGTTGGCCCAATTGAAGTAAATGGTCAAAATCAAACCATCACAGATTCCATAGGTTACATAAGAAACATGACTGAACAATCAACAAGCACAGAAACAAGGGGCGAAGCCACAAGTTCCCTTATGAACCCTATTATCAGCGCTGCTGAAGGCAACCCAACAATCTACCTTAACCTGGCAAAAGTTGCAATAGAACAGTACCATTCAGGAAACATCAGAGTAGTACCAGAAGACATAGTGACGCAATTTGCAGTGGATCTGGGAATGAAATCATTACTGGGAAGTTAA
- a CDS encoding molybdenum cofactor guanylyltransferase, with translation MKSCIILCGGMSTRMGQDKGSMLLEGKPMIFHVLETVADLVDEVVMVLRDEKRVEAYKNLLGSMKMDLKTDLKFCIDMKMDEGPLVGILTGLTHIKSDKALVLPCDSPYISRTFILRMFQLSEVDEYDAVVPVSYDGRIEPLHSIYKRSSIDLIHEILEDGFRDVRSLIKRSNVKFVDADTVDETGRSFQNINRAEDISKRVFE, from the coding sequence ATGAAGTCATGCATAATTCTCTGCGGCGGAATGAGCACTCGCATGGGGCAGGATAAAGGTTCTATGCTCCTTGAGGGCAAACCCATGATCTTTCATGTTCTTGAAACTGTTGCAGATCTGGTTGATGAAGTTGTGATGGTTTTAAGGGATGAAAAAAGGGTTGAAGCCTACAAAAACCTGTTAGGATCCATGAAAATGGATTTAAAAACAGATTTAAAGTTCTGCATTGACATGAAAATGGATGAGGGCCCCCTTGTGGGTATATTAACTGGCCTTACACATATAAAATCTGACAAGGCACTTGTTTTGCCATGTGATTCACCATACATATCCAGAACATTTATTTTAAGGATGTTCCAATTATCAGAGGTGGATGAATACGATGCAGTTGTGCCAGTGTCTTATGATGGTCGAATAGAACCATTACACTCAATTTATAAGAGAAGTTCCATTGATCTCATCCATGAAATCCTTGAAGATGGTTTTAGGGATGTTAGGTCCCTCATCAAAAGATCGAATGTTAAATTCGTTGATGCTGACACAGTTGATGAAACAGGCAGGAGTTTTCAGAACATAAACAGGGCTGAAGATATTTCAAAGAGGGTTTTTGAATAA
- a CDS encoding thymidylate synthase has translation MITVKTAWAQDAWKTIISQIMESGIDVEDEGNFITKELMNVVVTVEDPLNSKPPEIYSWSGEKLKKYQKQFLDPENSGLPYTYGSRFREHFGLKVGRDTYRVRTDQVESVIKRLRENPTTRKAVMTAFDPSIDQYQDDIPSMILVDFKIRQNRLYTTAIWRSHDVYGEWIPNFFRLKGLADYVAEALGMKLGPITIHSVSAHIYKNNFKDALKV, from the coding sequence ATGATTACAGTTAAAACAGCCTGGGCTCAGGATGCATGGAAAACAATTATCAGTCAAATAATGGAAAGTGGAATTGATGTGGAAGATGAAGGGAATTTTATTACAAAGGAACTAATGAATGTTGTTGTAACAGTTGAAGATCCCCTAAACTCCAAACCTCCTGAAATCTATTCATGGAGTGGTGAAAAACTTAAAAAATATCAGAAACAATTTTTAGATCCTGAAAACAGCGGACTTCCCTACACATACGGCAGCAGATTCAGGGAGCACTTTGGACTCAAAGTTGGTAGGGATACCTACCGTGTAAGAACGGATCAGGTTGAATCCGTTATAAAACGTTTGAGGGAAAATCCAACAACCCGTAAAGCTGTAATGACAGCATTTGACCCATCTATAGATCAGTATCAGGATGATATACCCTCTATGATCCTGGTGGATTTTAAGATAAGACAGAACAGACTTTACACAACTGCAATCTGGAGAAGTCATGACGTATATGGGGAATGGATTCCAAATTTTTTCAGGCTTAAGGGTCTTGCAGATTATGTTGCAGAGGCTTTAGGAATGAAATTAGGTCCCATTACCATCCACTCTGTAAGTGCACATATCTACAAAAACAACTTCAAGGATGCTTTAAAAGTTTGA
- a CDS encoding pseudomurein-binding repeat-containing protein, which produces MEELTLKQYRRMVDEVIEFRNLNGKMPKYAVVDGCKISRKDYLNMIETVNKFLLETGRNPGIVKIGSTPEKGYNNCEKLIIR; this is translated from the coding sequence ATGGAAGAGTTAACCCTTAAACAGTATAGAAGAATGGTTGACGAAGTTATAGAGTTCAGGAATCTGAACGGAAAAATGCCTAAATATGCAGTTGTTGATGGATGTAAAATCAGTCGAAAAGACTATCTAAACATGATAGAAACTGTTAACAAGTTTCTGCTTGAAACTGGACGTAACCCTGGAATAGTTAAAATTGGATCAACACCTGAAAAGGGATACAACAACTGTGAAAAACTCATCATCCGCTGA
- the cbiT gene encoding precorrin-6Y C5,15-methyltransferase (decarboxylating) subunit CbiT: MDTVTPDEEFIKNPQIPGPTKEEIRCLVMCKSQVSSDDIVADVGCGTGGLTVEFAKRAKKVYAIDKNPEALNTTFKNLQKHELEDRVDLIEADGTEVLDSLPPFNVLMVGGSGGKMDFILKKGYEKLKSGGRIVVTSILLETPLESIKVMKDLGMEVEVVGVSISKGRISERGTMMVAKNPITIVSAKKF, from the coding sequence ATGGATACAGTTACCCCTGATGAGGAGTTCATTAAAAATCCACAAATACCCGGACCAACCAAGGAAGAGATCAGATGTCTTGTGATGTGTAAATCCCAGGTATCCTCTGATGACATCGTTGCTGATGTTGGCTGTGGAACCGGAGGATTAACAGTTGAATTTGCAAAACGTGCAAAAAAAGTTTATGCCATTGATAAAAACCCCGAAGCACTGAATACCACCTTCAAAAATCTTCAAAAACATGAACTTGAGGACAGGGTGGATCTCATTGAAGCAGATGGAACTGAAGTTTTAGACAGTTTACCCCCATTCAACGTTCTCATGGTGGGTGGCAGCGGTGGAAAAATGGATTTTATCCTGAAAAAGGGCTATGAAAAACTTAAATCTGGTGGAAGGATAGTGGTAACATCAATACTTCTTGAAACTCCCCTTGAATCCATCAAGGTTATGAAGGACCTTGGAATGGAAGTTGAGGTTGTTGGGGTTTCTATTTCAAAGGGCAGGATCAGTGAAAGGGGCACCATGATGGTTGCAAAAAACCCCATAACCATCGTATCTGCCAAAAAGTTTTGA
- a CDS encoding UbiX family flavin prenyltransferase, whose amino-acid sequence MIVVAITGASGVAYGVRLLEVLKELDEETALVVTDPAKIIFKYELGLGEEEVSKLASRYYKPGDLTASINSGSCRFQSMVIVPSTMKTVSAIANGYASNAVTRAADVALKEHRKLVVVPRETPLRPVHLENMLKISREGGIILPAMPAFYHNPQNIDEMVDFIVGKILDVLDIDNNLFKRWTGD is encoded by the coding sequence ATGATAGTTGTTGCAATTACGGGTGCAAGCGGTGTTGCATATGGGGTAAGACTCCTTGAAGTTTTGAAGGAGTTGGATGAGGAAACAGCTCTTGTTGTGACTGACCCTGCAAAGATAATATTTAAATACGAACTTGGGTTAGGGGAAGAAGAGGTTTCAAAACTTGCATCTCGTTACTACAAACCCGGTGATCTTACAGCATCCATTAACAGTGGTTCCTGCAGGTTCCAGTCCATGGTAATTGTTCCATCAACCATGAAAACCGTGTCTGCCATAGCAAATGGTTATGCGAGTAATGCAGTTACAAGGGCTGCAGATGTAGCTCTTAAAGAACACAGAAAACTTGTTGTTGTGCCCAGGGAAACTCCATTGAGACCCGTGCACCTTGAAAATATGCTTAAAATATCCAGGGAGGGAGGTATAATTCTTCCTGCAATGCCTGCATTTTACCACAATCCCCAGAATATTGATGAAATGGTTGATTTTATTGTTGGAAAGATACTTGATGTTCTTGATATTGATAACAACCTTTTCAAACGATGGACAGGAGATTGA